Part of the bacterium genome is shown below.
TCTTGACTAAAAGTTACAGATTCGACGGAAGTAGTGTGTCCCTTTAACTTTTGCCATTTGCCCGTTTTTGTCTGCCACACATCAATAGTGTTATCATCATTTATGGAAGCACCATATCTTCCGTTTGAACTTAAGGTTATTGACCTGACTGAATCAGAAAGCACCGTAATACTCCCTATAGGGGCACCTGATTCCACATCCCATCTCTTGACTATTCTATTATTAAACACAGAGAATATACATTTCACATCTGGGCTGAAAACTGGAAAACTTCCCTCATCTCGTATTATACGAATACACACTCCTGATTTTACCTCCCATACGATAATCTCTCGCCAGCTTCCAGAAGCAATATATTCACCATCTGAGGAGAAGATTACAGATCTAATCTTGTCATAATGTCCCTTTAATGTTCGAATAAGTTCACCTGTTTGTACATTCCACAGTTTGATTGTCTCATCATTACTTCCTGAGACAACATATTTCCCATCTGGACTAAAGGTTACTGAATCAACGGAAGATGTGTGCCCTTTAAATATTCTGATGAGCTTACCAGTATCTTTCTCCCAGAGACGGACTGTGTTATCAAAACCTCCGGAGACAATGTATCTTCCATCCGGGCTGAAGGCCACAGAATTGACAGAATCTGTATGTCCCGTCTGCGGAACAATCTCAACCTCCTTTTTTGCCTTCGGCTCAACAGATACAACCTCCTGCCCCAACATCAAAACTACACTCACGATTCCCA
Proteins encoded:
- a CDS encoding WD40 repeat domain-containing protein; amino-acid sequence: MMRRLMVGLGIVSVVLMLGQEVVSVEPKAKKEVEIVPQTGHTDSVNSVAFSPDGRYIVSGGFDNTVRLWEKDTGKLIRIFKGHTSSVDSVTFSPDGKYVVSGSNDETIKLWNVQTGELIRTLKGHYDKIRSVIFSSDGEYIASGSWREIIVWEVKSGVCIRIIRDEGSFPVFSPDVKCIFSVFNNRIVKRWDVESGAPIGSITVLSDSVRSITLSSNGRYGASINDDNTIDVWQTKTGKWQKLKGHTTSVESVTFSQDAKYIVSVSSNGKTIKVWETETGEVIQTLKEQSTSVKSAAFGPDGNILLWGVVMVQSNCGR